In one window of Maribacter sp. BPC-D8 DNA:
- a CDS encoding NeuD/PglB/VioB family sugar acetyltransferase: protein MQNVIIFGASGHGSVVLDCLEKEGRYNVIGFVDSFKEKGTRINGYQVLGTEIDLPYLINRFNIKGGIVAIGDNWTRKLIVDKISKIVPDFNFINTIHPKAILGKDVLLGCGNVFMPGAIVNANSIVHDFCILNSNSILEHDCVMSSYSSLAPSSCCGGNVILGSFTSICIGTSIVNGIEIGEHSVIGAGSLVVDHFGDNIVAYGSPARIVRKRSAGEPYLSTPKKQQFYKLGSFDDVQSNLSI, encoded by the coding sequence ATGCAAAATGTGATTATTTTTGGAGCCTCAGGTCATGGTAGTGTTGTCTTGGATTGTTTAGAAAAAGAGGGTAGGTATAATGTTATCGGTTTTGTAGATTCATTTAAGGAAAAAGGTACCAGAATTAATGGGTATCAAGTTTTAGGTACTGAAATAGATTTACCTTATTTAATAAATCGATTTAATATCAAGGGTGGTATTGTAGCTATAGGTGATAATTGGACGAGAAAACTTATAGTTGATAAAATTTCTAAGATAGTACCCGATTTTAATTTTATAAATACCATTCATCCCAAAGCTATTCTTGGAAAAGATGTTCTCTTAGGTTGTGGTAATGTATTTATGCCAGGTGCAATAGTCAATGCAAATTCTATTGTTCATGACTTTTGTATTTTGAATTCAAATTCTATTCTTGAACATGATTGCGTTATGAGTAGTTATTCAAGTTTAGCTCCTTCTTCTTGTTGTGGAGGTAATGTGATATTGGGCAGTTTCACTTCAATTTGTATAGGAACTTCAATAGTTAATGGTATTGAGATTGGTGAACATTCGGTGATTGGAGCGGGTTCCCTTGTTGTAGATCATTTTGGAGATAACATTGTTGCATATGGCTCACCTGCCAGAATTGTTCGTAAAAGATCCGCCGGAGAACCTTATTTATCTACACCTAAAAAACAACAATTTTATAAATTAGGAAGTTTTGATGATGTTCAATCAAATCTCTCTATTTAA